A single region of the Neotabrizicola shimadae genome encodes:
- a CDS encoding Bax inhibitor-1/YccA family protein produces MAEFDTIRTAGVGARAAQIDEGLRAHMNKVYGLMSVGMLITGAVAWAVGTSPALMSALMDPATGKMNILGWVVMFLPLGMVMFFGAALNRLSLAGAQLYFYVYAAIMGLSLAWIFLAFTGASIATTFLVTAIAFASLSLYGYTTKRDLSPFGTFLIMGVVGLIVASLVNIFLASAAMSFAISVIGVLLFAGLTAFDTQRIKNEYIQHAQAMDQEWLGKAAIMGALQLYLDFINLFMFLLQFLGDRR; encoded by the coding sequence ATGGCTGAATTTGACACGATCCGTACGGCGGGCGTCGGTGCCCGGGCCGCACAGATCGACGAGGGCCTTCGTGCCCACATGAACAAGGTCTACGGGCTGATGTCCGTCGGCATGCTGATCACGGGCGCGGTTGCCTGGGCGGTCGGCACGTCGCCGGCGCTGATGTCGGCCCTGATGGACCCGGCGACGGGCAAGATGAACATCCTGGGCTGGGTGGTCATGTTCCTGCCCCTGGGCATGGTGATGTTCTTCGGCGCGGCGTTGAACCGCCTGTCGCTGGCCGGCGCGCAGCTGTACTTCTATGTGTATGCCGCGATCATGGGCCTGTCGCTGGCCTGGATCTTCCTGGCGTTCACCGGCGCCTCGATCGCCACGACCTTCCTGGTCACGGCCATCGCCTTCGCCTCGCTGTCGCTGTACGGCTATACGACGAAGCGTGACCTGTCGCCCTTCGGGACCTTCCTGATCATGGGCGTGGTGGGGCTGATCGTGGCCTCGCTGGTCAACATCTTCCTCGCCTCGGCGGCGATGTCCTTCGCCATCTCGGTGATCGGCGTGCTTCTGTTCGCGGGCCTGACCGCCTTCGACACGCAGCGCATCAAGAACGAGTACATCCAGCACGCGCAGGCGATGGATCAGGAATGGCTGGGCAAGGCCGCCATCATGGGCGCGCTGCAGCTGTACCTGGACTTCATCAACCTGTTCATGTTCCTGCTGCAGTTCCTGGGCGACCGTCGCTGA
- a CDS encoding AAA family ATPase, which produces MQRIMIVGQPGSGKSTLARQLGQRTGLPVHHMDHIHWMPGWVERPHAEKTRLAREVEAQETWIFEGGHSATYASRAARADLILWLDIPLPLRAWRVLRRSLLDHGRTRPDLPEGCPERFGPETLPFWRYIWATRHTGRNRIARMLAAAPPGIPVLRLTSLRDVRRFLDSLPK; this is translated from the coding sequence ATGCAGCGCATCATGATCGTGGGCCAGCCCGGCTCCGGCAAATCCACCCTCGCCCGCCAGCTCGGGCAGCGCACCGGCCTGCCGGTGCACCACATGGACCACATCCACTGGATGCCCGGCTGGGTCGAGCGGCCCCATGCCGAAAAGACCCGCCTTGCCCGCGAGGTCGAGGCGCAAGAGACCTGGATCTTCGAAGGCGGCCACTCCGCCACCTATGCCAGCCGCGCCGCCCGCGCCGACCTGATCCTCTGGCTCGACATACCCCTGCCGCTCCGTGCCTGGCGGGTCCTGCGCCGCAGCCTGCTGGACCACGGCCGCACCCGCCCCGACCTGCCCGAAGGCTGCCCCGAACGCTTCGGCCCCGAAACCCTGCCCTTCTGGCGCTACATCTGGGCGACCCGCCACACCGGCCGCAACCGCATCGCCCGCATGCTCGCCGCCGCCCCGCCCGGCATCCCCGTCCTGCGCCTGACCTCGCTCAGGGACGTCCGGCGCTTCCTCGACAGCCTGCCCAAATGA
- the rpmG gene encoding 50S ribosomal protein L33, with translation MAKPTTIKIRLNSTAGTGHFYVTKKNARTMTEKMVVKKYDPVKREHVEYKEGKIK, from the coding sequence ATGGCGAAGCCGACGACGATCAAGATCCGTCTGAACTCGACGGCGGGCACCGGGCACTTCTATGTGACCAAGAAGAATGCCCGCACCATGACCGAAAAGATGGTCGTAAAGAAGTATGACCCCGTCAAGCGGGAGCATGTCGAATACAAGGAAGGCAAGATCAAGTAA
- the gatA gene encoding Asp-tRNA(Asn)/Glu-tRNA(Gln) amidotransferase subunit GatA has product MTGANEMTIAAARDALRKGELSAVDLTMACLTAMDAGDGLNAFVHKTPDIALAQARAADQRLKAGEAPAMCGIPLGIKDLFCTKGVPSQAASNILSGFKPEYESTVTTQLFEAGAVMLGKLNMDEFAMGSSNETSCYGNVVNPWRRGNDETALTPGGSSGGSAAAVAADLCLAATGTDTGGSIRQPAAFTGIVGIKPTYGRVSRWGIVAFASSLDQAGPMTKTVRDAAIMLGAMAGHDPKDSTSAELAVPDFEAALTGDIRGKKIGIPREYRMDGMPAEIEALWQSGIDMMRDAGAEIVDISLPHTKYALPAYYVIAPAEASSNLARYDGVRYGHRAKLAQGDGVTEMYEKTRAEGFGTEVQRRIMIGTYVLSAGFYDAYYNRARKVRALIKRDFELAFAAGIDAILTPATPSSAFGLGEMASADPVEMYLNDVFTVTVNLAGLPGVAVPVGLDAKGLPLGLQLIGRPWEEGDLLNHAYVLERAAGFVAKAAKWW; this is encoded by the coding sequence ATGACGGGCGCCAATGAAATGACGATTGCCGCGGCGCGGGATGCGCTGCGCAAGGGCGAGCTGAGTGCCGTGGACCTGACCATGGCCTGCCTGACCGCCATGGATGCGGGCGACGGGCTGAACGCCTTTGTCCACAAGACGCCGGATATCGCGCTGGCGCAGGCGCGGGCGGCGGATCAGCGCCTGAAGGCGGGCGAGGCGCCCGCGATGTGCGGGATTCCCCTGGGGATCAAGGATCTGTTCTGCACCAAGGGTGTGCCAAGCCAGGCGGCGTCTAACATCCTGTCCGGGTTCAAGCCGGAGTATGAATCGACCGTCACGACGCAGCTGTTCGAGGCGGGCGCGGTGATGCTGGGCAAGCTGAACATGGACGAGTTCGCCATGGGGTCGTCCAACGAGACCTCTTGCTATGGCAATGTGGTGAACCCCTGGCGGCGGGGGAACGATGAGACGGCGCTGACGCCGGGCGGGTCCTCGGGCGGCTCGGCAGCGGCGGTGGCGGCCGATCTGTGTCTGGCGGCGACCGGGACGGATACCGGCGGGTCGATCCGGCAGCCGGCGGCCTTTACCGGGATTGTCGGGATCAAGCCGACCTATGGCCGGGTGAGCCGCTGGGGCATCGTGGCCTTTGCGTCCTCGCTGGACCAGGCCGGGCCGATGACCAAGACGGTGCGGGATGCGGCGATCATGCTGGGGGCGATGGCGGGGCATGACCCGAAGGATTCGACCTCTGCCGAACTGGCGGTGCCGGATTTCGAGGCGGCGCTGACCGGGGATATCCGCGGCAAGAAGATCGGCATTCCGCGGGAATACCGCATGGATGGGATGCCGGCCGAGATCGAGGCTTTGTGGCAGTCGGGCATCGACATGATGCGCGATGCCGGGGCCGAGATCGTGGACATCAGCCTGCCCCACACGAAGTATGCGCTGCCGGCCTATTACGTGATCGCGCCGGCGGAGGCGTCTTCGAACCTCGCGCGCTATGACGGAGTGCGTTATGGCCACCGCGCGAAGCTGGCGCAGGGCGACGGCGTGACCGAGATGTACGAGAAGACCCGGGCGGAAGGCTTCGGGACCGAAGTGCAGCGGCGGATCATGATCGGGACCTATGTGCTGTCGGCCGGCTTCTATGACGCCTATTACAACCGGGCGCGCAAGGTGCGGGCGCTGATCAAGCGCGATTTCGAACTGGCCTTCGCGGCGGGGATCGATGCAATCCTGACGCCGGCCACGCCGTCGAGCGCCTTTGGCCTGGGCGAGATGGCCAGCGCCGACCCGGTGGAGATGTACCTGAACGACGTGTTCACCGTGACGGTGAACCTGGCGGGGCTCCCGGGCGTTGCGGTGCCGGTGGGGCTGGATGCCAAGGGGTTGCCCCTGGGGCTGCAGCTGATCGGGCGGCCCTGGGAAGAGGGCGATCTGCTCAATCACGCCTATGTGCTGGAGCGGGCGGCGGGCTTTGTGGCCAAAGCCGCGAAATGGTGGTAA
- a CDS encoding N-acetylmuramoyl-L-alanine amidase has product MAGSPNFGERRGGARPSLVVIHFTAMESCAAARERLCDPAWEVSAHWLVDVDGSAEALVPEEMRAWHAGAGEWGGAGDVNSRSIGIELQNRGTEPFAAAQMAGLERLLAGIMERWGIAPEGVIGHSDMAPLRKADPGPRFDWRRLALAGLSVWPVAGGVAPPSAFLPSARAFGYPDLEEDVLLRAFRLRFRPWAHGPLDAVDAGMAVDLGRRFGVDGGGRAA; this is encoded by the coding sequence GTGGCGGGTTCGCCCAATTTCGGCGAGCGGCGCGGGGGCGCGAGGCCCTCGCTGGTGGTCATCCATTTCACCGCGATGGAAAGCTGCGCCGCGGCGCGGGAGCGGCTGTGCGACCCGGCCTGGGAGGTTTCGGCGCATTGGCTGGTGGATGTGGACGGAAGCGCCGAGGCGCTGGTGCCAGAGGAGATGCGGGCCTGGCACGCGGGCGCGGGCGAATGGGGCGGTGCGGGGGATGTGAATTCGCGCTCCATCGGCATCGAGTTGCAGAACCGGGGGACCGAGCCCTTTGCCGCCGCGCAGATGGCGGGGCTGGAGCGGTTGTTGGCCGGGATCATGGAGCGGTGGGGGATCGCGCCTGAGGGCGTGATCGGCCATTCCGACATGGCGCCCCTGCGCAAGGCGGACCCGGGGCCGCGGTTTGACTGGCGGCGGCTGGCTTTGGCGGGTCTGTCGGTCTGGCCTGTGGCGGGTGGTGTAGCGCCGCCTTCGGCGTTCCTGCCGTCGGCCAGGGCTTTTGGATACCCCGACCTGGAGGAGGACGTGCTCCTGCGCGCCTTCCGGCTGCGGTTCCGGCCCTGGGCGCATGGGCCGCTGGATGCGGTGGATGCTGGCATGGCGGTGGATCTGGGCCGCCGCTTTGGCGTTGACGGGGGCGGCAGGGCGGCCTAA
- a CDS encoding DUF1127 domain-containing protein encodes MSMPLSSASSLSPSRRPSGGLRGRLSRLVALFAVQRSRRRLRDLDEAILRDIGLTRDEALREAERGFWDWEQVRRG; translated from the coding sequence ATGTCGATGCCGCTTTCATCCGCCAGTTCCCTTTCGCCTTCGCGCCGCCCGTCGGGCGGGCTGCGGGGCCGGCTGTCCCGTCTGGTTGCCCTTTTTGCCGTGCAGCGGAGCCGCCGCCGGCTGCGCGACCTGGACGAGGCGATCCTGCGCGACATCGGCCTGACCCGGGACGAGGCGCTGCGCGAGGCAGAGCGCGGGTTCTGGGACTGGGAGCAGGTCCGCCGGGGGTGA
- a CDS encoding LysR family transcriptional regulator — protein MPRNLDLTALRSFVAIADAGGVTRAAGFLNLTQSAVSMQIRRLEESLDLALLDRTGRGVSLTPAGEQLLGYARKMLALNDEVYARLTQANHEGEVVLGVPHDIVYPQIPQVLQAFARDYPRMKVTLLSSFTRTLLAQFGRGECDMILTTEDSVGPGGETLTELPLIWIGARGGQAWRQRPLRLAHEQSCFFRQPTQAALDAAGIPWVMAMDGSSSRATEAIVSADLAVHTMLAGSEPAHVERIAHGGTLPDLGSLKINLYVAETARNSAVSALADLVRHAYCCALPAAPMRSAIAAGA, from the coding sequence ATGCCCCGCAACCTCGACCTCACCGCCCTGCGCTCTTTCGTCGCCATCGCCGATGCAGGCGGGGTCACCCGCGCCGCGGGCTTCCTCAACCTCACGCAGTCCGCCGTCTCGATGCAGATCCGCCGTCTCGAGGAATCGCTGGACCTCGCGCTGCTCGACCGCACCGGCCGCGGCGTCAGCCTCACCCCCGCGGGCGAACAGCTTCTCGGCTATGCCCGCAAGATGCTGGCGCTCAATGACGAGGTCTACGCCCGCCTCACCCAAGCCAACCACGAAGGCGAGGTCGTGCTCGGCGTGCCGCATGACATTGTCTATCCGCAGATCCCGCAGGTGCTTCAGGCCTTCGCGCGCGACTATCCGCGGATGAAGGTCACGCTCCTGTCCTCCTTCACCCGCACGCTGCTGGCCCAGTTCGGCCGCGGCGAATGCGACATGATCCTCACCACCGAAGATTCCGTGGGGCCGGGCGGCGAGACGCTGACCGAATTGCCCCTCATCTGGATCGGCGCGCGCGGCGGCCAGGCCTGGCGCCAGCGCCCGCTGCGGCTGGCGCACGAACAATCCTGCTTCTTCCGCCAGCCCACGCAAGCCGCGCTCGATGCCGCGGGCATCCCCTGGGTCATGGCGATGGACGGCTCCTCCAGCCGCGCGACCGAGGCCATCGTGTCCGCCGACCTTGCCGTTCACACGATGCTGGCCGGTTCCGAACCTGCCCATGTGGAACGCATCGCCCACGGTGGCACCCTGCCCGACCTCGGCAGCTTGAAGATCAATCTCTATGTCGCTGAAACTGCGCGCAATTCCGCCGTGTCCGCCCTGGCCGACCTGGTGCGCCACGCCTATTGCTGCGCTCTCCCTGCCGCGCCGATGCGCAGCGCCATCGCCGCCGGCGCCTGA
- the gatC gene encoding Asp-tRNA(Asn)/Glu-tRNA(Gln) amidotransferase subunit GatC yields the protein MSIDIETARRVAKLARIRVEEERLPALAQELSGILTFMEQLNEVDVTGIEPMVSVTPMRLKRRADVVTDGNIQAQVLANAPDAREGFFAVPKVVE from the coding sequence ATGTCCATCGACATCGAGACCGCGCGGCGGGTGGCGAAGCTCGCGCGCATCCGGGTGGAGGAAGAGCGGCTGCCGGCGCTGGCGCAGGAGCTGTCCGGTATCCTGACCTTCATGGAACAGCTGAACGAGGTGGATGTGACCGGCATCGAGCCGATGGTCAGCGTCACGCCGATGCGGTTGAAGCGGCGGGCCGATGTGGTGACGGATGGCAACATCCAGGCGCAGGTTCTGGCCAATGCGCCTGATGCCCGCGAGGGGTTCTTTGCCGTGCCGAAGGTGGTGGAATGA
- a CDS encoding GNAT family N-acetyltransferase — MSDTITLRLATPADLAAVDALLARAYPRLLAADYPPSVLVTAIPLIARARPELLASGRYWLACNSAGAVLAAGGWSRGAPTDGAHRASTAHIRHVVTDDRNTRRGLARAVLTRAMDQARATGVTRFDCWSTRTAERFYQSLGFTTLGPADIPLAPGIAFPAIRMTREG, encoded by the coding sequence ATGTCCGACACCATCACCCTGCGCCTCGCCACCCCTGCCGATCTGGCGGCGGTCGATGCGCTTCTGGCCCGTGCCTATCCGCGCCTGCTCGCCGCCGACTACCCGCCCTCGGTGCTGGTCACGGCCATCCCGCTCATCGCCCGTGCCCGGCCCGAACTCCTGGCCTCCGGGCGCTACTGGCTCGCCTGCAACAGCGCCGGCGCCGTGCTGGCCGCCGGCGGCTGGTCGCGCGGTGCGCCCACCGACGGCGCGCACCGCGCGAGCACCGCCCATATCCGCCACGTCGTCACCGACGACCGCAACACCCGCCGCGGCCTCGCCCGCGCCGTGCTGACCCGCGCCATGGACCAGGCCCGCGCCACCGGCGTCACGCGGTTCGACTGCTGGTCCACCCGCACCGCTGAACGCTTCTACCAGAGCCTCGGCTTCACCACCCTCGGCCCGGCCGACATCCCCCTCGCCCCCGGCATCGCCTTCCCGGCGATCCGCATGACGCGCGAGGGCTAG